TTTAAATCCGCCATGTGGTAAATAAATAGCATATTTTACTCCGTTGATTTGAATTTCTCCAAAATCAAGTTCTTCAGTAAATCGTGCAATTCTTTGATGATTATTCGTAAAAATATATGATGCTAATCCATATTCAGTATCATTTGCTAAAGCCAAGACTTCTTCATCAGTTTCGAAACTCATAATTCCTGCTACTGGTCCGAAAATCTCTTCTTTAAATACTTTCATATCTGTAGAAACTCCAGATAAAACAGTTGGTTCTAACCAATTTCCGCCTTCAGGTAAATCTGTTGGAATTTCTCCTCCAAATTCTAATGTAGCTCCTTTATCTACAGCATCGTTAATTAAAGTTAGCATTCTGTCTCTACCTTTACGACTTGCTAAAGGTCCCATAAATACATCAGGATTTTCTTTTGTCCCTAAACCAACTTTTAACTCAGAAGCTTTCTTCGCATAAGCTTTTACGAACTTTCCATAAATTGATTTATGTACAAAAATTCTATTTGCTGCTACACAAACCTGACCACTATTTCCAAAACGTAAAGCAATTGCCAAATCTAAAGCTTTATCAAAGTCAGCATCATCAAAAACAATAAACGGAGCATTACCGCCTAATTCTAATCCGAATCTTTTAATCGAAGTTGTACTCTCAGCTATAATTTTCTTCGCAGTTTCTGTAGAACCTATCATTGTAATTACCGCAGGAATTTTACTTGAAGTCATTGTTTTTGCAACAATTTCACTTGGTCCTTCAATAATATTTACAACTCCAGGAGGGAAATTAATATCATTTAGAATTTCACCAATCAAATATGCAGATAAAGGCGAAATTTCTGATGGTTTAATAATTAAAGAACAACCAGAAGCTAAAACAGGTCCGATTTTATATCCAATATTTAGAATGGGGAAATTCCACGCTAAATACGCTACTACAACTCCAGCAGGTTTAGAAATCATCTTGTGAGTATGCGTATTTTCATAATCTGGAATTTGTTCTTCACGCATGTTTTGCATCGCTGCAGGATACCATTCTAAAGCTTCAACTAATCTGTCGATATCTTCTGCTCCACCTCCATAAGTTTTACCCATTTCGTAAACCATGGCTGTGCGTAATTCTTCTTGTTTTTCAAGAATAGCAGTTTTTAATTTTTGCATCCAGGCAGTTCTTTCTCCTAAAGACAAAGCTGACCAATATTTGAAACCTTTTTCTGCTGCTAATAAGACTTTTTCTGCATCTTCTTTTCCTGCCTTTGCTATTTCTGCGATAACTTCACCTGTAGCAGGACAAACAACATTACTTCGTTCTCCACTAATGGCATCAACTAGTTGACCATCAATGTACATTTTTTTATATCCGTAATTTTTAATCTTCATTTTTATCAATATTAAAGGACATTTATTTCAGCATCAGAAAGTGCATATTCCATTAAGACATCTTCATCTACTTCTATTCCTAAACCAGGCCTTTTCGGAACTTCAATCATACCATCAACCATTTCAATTTTCGGGTATGTTAAACGTTCTCTCAATCCGTTTTCTGTTTGATCGTATTCAATTAAGAAATCTGGAGTTTTCATACGTCCAGGAATGAGCTCTAAATTAGCAATAAAATGTAAAGCAACATGAATTCCAATAGCTGTTCCCCACGTATGAGGTACAACATCTACACCGTATGTACTTGCCAAAGCTGCAATTCGCTTTGCCTCTGTTAACCCACCTGCTGCACAAATATCTGGTTGTACGATGTCTACAGAATTATTTTGGAATAATTGATGAAAACCAAAACGTAAATATTCACATTCTCCACCAGAAATTGGTATTGAAGTTTTACCTCTAAGTTCTTTATACTGCTTGTAGAACTCAGGAGAAATTGGTTCTTCAAACCAACCAATATTAAAAGGTTCTATTTTATTTGCTAAAATTGTTGCTTCTCTAAGACTATACGCATGGTTAGAATCTACCATTAACTGTATATCGTCTCCAATAATTTCTCTTACTTTTTTTATGTTTTTATAATCCTCTTCAATACCTAAACCAACTTTCATTTTAATAGCCTTAAAACCTTGTTTTACATAAGATTCTGCTTCTTCTTTAAAATGCTTTGTTGGATTATCGGGATCCATAAAATATAAACCTGTTGCGTATGGTTTTATCTTATCTCTAAACGCACCACCTAATAACGTAGAAACAGGTAAATTCAATATTTTCCCTTTTAAATCCCAAAGCGCAATATCAATAGCACTTATAGAAGCTACTAAAACTCCACGCCTTGCATAATCTAAAGTTTTACGGTAAAGGTGATTCCATATCACTTCATTTTCTAACGGATTTTTTCCAATGATGTGATTCTTTAAAAAATCTACACCCGCTTTTAAAATAGGTGCTGGTCCGTAACCTTCTCCCCAACCATACTGGCCATTAGAAGCTGTTATTTTTACAACACATATACATCTTTCGGAATATTCCCATTGTGAGAAATAAAAACTACTTGACAATTTATCTTTAAGTATAAAAGTCTCTATTTTTTCAATTGTCATATTTAATTAAGTTAAGTGATAGTAAACAAAACTAATAATTCACTCCACTCTTTATGAGTTCATATTTATCTCAAACAAGTCAAATATTACCCTTTCATTTCAATTGATATGTTCATCTATTTTACTTTTTTATAATTTTAAAAACTTGATTATTGTAATGTAAAAGATAGAATCCACTTTGCAATTCTTTTCCGACTTGAATCCTCTCTCCTACTTTTACTTTTCTAGTAAAAAGAGGTTGTCCTTCAATAGAAAAAAACGCTATTCTTCCATCTTGTGTTACATTTTCAATATTTAATTCTGATACAAAAGGATTTGGAAAAATTTTGATATCGTTTTTAATAAAAGTCTCTGTCGTTAATGTATTATTTTTTAATACAACAGGATAAAAAGTTCCTCCACTTGGTGGTGTAGATGATAATTCTCTTGGGTTACTGTATTGATCGAAAACAAAAACCTTCGTATCACTACTAAATCTTTCTGAATTATTTTTTCCGCTTACTTCGTTATTAAAAATAATATTGTTCTCACCTGGGGGTTTGTGTCCATATTGACTTCCTCCACTTGCAAAAGCTCCCCAAGATCTCCATTGTTCGCTTTTTACTTTATTATTTTCAATTAAGTTAAATCCATCATCACCATTATGAAAGTTGATATCAACTTCGAAATCACAACCATAAACCACATTATATTTTGCTCCAAGTTGAATAGAAAAATGACGAATTCTTCTTACTCTCTCGTTAAAAATAAGATTGTAATCTCCATTAATTGCATAATAAGCAGCACCACCGCCACCTTTATTGTAGGCTGCATCAACAAAATTATTGCGGAATGTATTATTTCTTCCGTTTACATTAATTGGATTACTTCCTGAATTTTTAAGTGTACAGCTATCTACCCAACAATTTTTACTTTTCTTCTCAATCATAATGAAACTCACATACATATTTTTTAATCCATCGGGATCGTTTTCAAAACAACGATTTCCACACCATTTATTTCTATCTACATTTCTATCGTCGTAAATTGTAATTGGTCTTTCAGGAATATATTCCATCGTTAAATTTTCAATTCCAACATATTCAACTTCATCTAATACAAAAGCTCCTTTATGTTCGAATCTTCTTCTTTGATAACGAACGGTAACGTCTAACTTT
This genomic stretch from Tenacibaculum jejuense harbors:
- a CDS encoding NAD-dependent succinate-semialdehyde dehydrogenase; this encodes MKIKNYGYKKMYIDGQLVDAISGERSNVVCPATGEVIAEIAKAGKEDAEKVLLAAEKGFKYWSALSLGERTAWMQKLKTAILEKQEELRTAMVYEMGKTYGGGAEDIDRLVEALEWYPAAMQNMREEQIPDYENTHTHKMISKPAGVVVAYLAWNFPILNIGYKIGPVLASGCSLIIKPSEISPLSAYLIGEILNDINFPPGVVNIIEGPSEIVAKTMTSSKIPAVITMIGSTETAKKIIAESTTSIKRFGLELGGNAPFIVFDDADFDKALDLAIALRFGNSGQVCVAANRIFVHKSIYGKFVKAYAKKASELKVGLGTKENPDVFMGPLASRKGRDRMLTLINDAVDKGATLEFGGEIPTDLPEGGNWLEPTVLSGVSTDMKVFKEEIFGPVAGIMSFETDEEVLALANDTEYGLASYIFTNNHQRIARFTEELDFGEIQINGVKYAIYLPHGGFKESGIGHDCSHLALEDYLVKKRVSTAIF
- a CDS encoding mandelate racemase/muconate lactonizing enzyme family protein, which codes for MTIEKIETFILKDKLSSSFYFSQWEYSERCICVVKITASNGQYGWGEGYGPAPILKAGVDFLKNHIIGKNPLENEVIWNHLYRKTLDYARRGVLVASISAIDIALWDLKGKILNLPVSTLLGGAFRDKIKPYATGLYFMDPDNPTKHFKEEAESYVKQGFKAIKMKVGLGIEEDYKNIKKVREIIGDDIQLMVDSNHAYSLREATILANKIEPFNIGWFEEPISPEFYKQYKELRGKTSIPISGGECEYLRFGFHQLFQNNSVDIVQPDICAAGGLTEAKRIAALASTYGVDVVPHTWGTAIGIHVALHFIANLELIPGRMKTPDFLIEYDQTENGLRERLTYPKIEMVDGMIEVPKRPGLGIEVDEDVLMEYALSDAEINVL
- a CDS encoding glycosyl hydrolase family 28-related protein; the protein is MKTKKSIKHLIIFLVAITNSNFINAQLNIGDPGVTFDNSKNDSAYPFMQEWQKSGVEGGVPFSSSIPVKLEVNPTDADGLQSAIDNLNTNGELSVILLKNGTYDIDKTIQLKSNIILRGESRDNVKLDVTVRYQRRRFEHKGAFVLDEVEYVGIENLTMEYIPERPITIYDDRNVDRNKWCGNRCFENDPDGLKNMYVSFIMIEKKSKNCWVDSCTLKNSGSNPINVNGRNNTFRNNFVDAAYNKGGGGAAYYAINGDYNLIFNERVRRIRHFSIQLGAKYNVVYGCDFEVDINFHNGDDGFNLIENNKVKSEQWRSWGAFASGGSQYGHKPPGENNIIFNNEVSGKNNSERFSSDTKVFVFDQYSNPRELSSTPPSGGTFYPVVLKNNTLTTETFIKNDIKIFPNPFVSELNIENVTQDGRIAFFSIEGQPLFTRKVKVGERIQVGKELQSGFYLLHYNNQVFKIIKK